A single window of Pseudarthrobacter psychrotolerans DNA harbors:
- a CDS encoding enoyl-CoA hydratase, protein MTEYTNILVEKRGRVGLVTLNRPEALNALDKATMDQLVAAVTAMDADPGVGAVVVTGSGKAFAAGADIKEMASQGYMDMYAADWFRGWEDFTRLRIPVIAAVSGFALGGGCELAMMCDFIIAGDNAKFGQPEINLGVLPGMGGSQRLTRAVGKAKAMDMILTGRFIGAEEAERSGLVSRVVPAEDVVEEALKAAEVIASKSKPVAMLAKEAVNAAFETGLAQGVLFERRIFHSLFASEDQKEGMAAFSEKRQPEFNHR, encoded by the coding sequence ATGACGGAGTACACGAACATCCTGGTGGAAAAGCGCGGCCGGGTAGGGCTGGTCACGCTCAACCGGCCGGAGGCGCTCAACGCCCTGGACAAGGCCACCATGGACCAGCTCGTGGCAGCCGTCACCGCCATGGACGCCGATCCCGGCGTGGGCGCGGTGGTGGTCACCGGCTCGGGCAAGGCGTTCGCCGCCGGGGCCGACATCAAGGAAATGGCCTCGCAGGGCTACATGGACATGTACGCCGCCGACTGGTTCCGGGGCTGGGAGGACTTCACACGGCTGCGGATCCCTGTCATCGCGGCGGTGTCCGGCTTCGCGCTGGGCGGCGGCTGCGAGCTGGCCATGATGTGCGATTTCATCATCGCCGGCGACAACGCCAAGTTCGGCCAGCCGGAGATCAACCTCGGCGTGCTGCCGGGTATGGGCGGTTCGCAGCGGCTCACCCGGGCCGTGGGCAAGGCCAAGGCCATGGACATGATCCTCACCGGGCGCTTCATCGGCGCCGAAGAGGCCGAACGTTCGGGCCTCGTCTCGCGCGTGGTGCCCGCGGAGGATGTGGTGGAGGAGGCCCTGAAGGCCGCGGAGGTCATCGCGTCCAAATCCAAGCCCGTGGCCATGCTCGCGAAGGAAGCCGTCAACGCCGCCTTCGAAACGGGACTCGCCCAGGGTGTCCTGTTCGAACGCCGGATCTTCCACTCGCTCTTCGCCAGCGAGGACCAGAAGGAAGGCATGGCGGCCTTCAGCGAGAAGCGCCAGCCGGAATTCAACCACCGCTAG
- a CDS encoding NAD(P)/FAD-dependent oxidoreductase, producing MNNTLVDVVIVGGGAAGLNAAQMLGRSRRSVLVVDGGEPRNAPADAVHGFLSRDGISPAELYRIGRAEAESYGGRFLNGQVVGVTGSKGRFSVALEDGSMVRGRRLLIATGLVDELPDIPGLRERWGKDVLHCPYCHGWEVRDQAIGILATGPLAAHQALLFRQWSANVTLFLNDALQPTDVELHQLAARGITVVDGRVDSLRVERDRLTGVALIGGSVVAADAVVTAPRFMARTAAFAELGLKAVQHPTGMGEHLDTDDDGATGVPGVWAAGNVTDLRAQVLSSAAAGEWAGVGINSDLMAEELAEAVAAHKGSLTA from the coding sequence ATGAACAACACATTGGTGGACGTCGTCATTGTTGGCGGTGGTGCAGCCGGCTTGAATGCGGCCCAGATGCTGGGCCGGTCACGCCGGTCGGTACTGGTGGTGGACGGCGGTGAACCCCGGAATGCACCGGCCGACGCGGTGCACGGCTTCCTGTCCCGCGACGGGATCAGCCCTGCCGAGCTGTACCGGATTGGCCGCGCCGAGGCGGAGTCCTACGGCGGCCGGTTCCTCAACGGGCAGGTGGTTGGCGTCACCGGCTCCAAGGGCCGCTTTTCGGTAGCGCTGGAGGACGGAAGCATGGTCCGCGGCCGCAGGCTCCTCATCGCCACCGGGCTGGTGGACGAACTGCCGGACATACCGGGTTTGCGTGAACGCTGGGGCAAGGATGTCCTGCACTGCCCCTACTGCCACGGCTGGGAAGTCCGGGACCAGGCCATTGGCATCCTTGCCACCGGACCGCTCGCGGCCCACCAGGCACTACTTTTCCGGCAGTGGAGCGCCAACGTCACACTGTTCCTCAATGACGCCCTGCAGCCCACGGACGTGGAACTGCACCAGTTGGCAGCGCGCGGCATTACGGTGGTTGACGGCCGCGTGGACTCCCTTCGGGTGGAGCGGGACAGGCTGACCGGAGTCGCGTTGATCGGCGGCAGCGTCGTGGCAGCGGACGCTGTGGTGACGGCACCCCGATTCATGGCACGGACCGCTGCCTTTGCGGAGCTGGGACTCAAGGCCGTCCAGCACCCGACCGGAATGGGCGAACACCTCGACACCGACGACGACGGAGCCACCGGCGTGCCCGGGGTGTGGGCGGCAGGCAACGTCACGGATCTCCGCGCGCAGGTGCTGTCCTCGGCAGCCGCCGGGGAGTGGGCCGGCGTCGGCATCAATTCGGACCTGATGGCGGAGGAACTGGCGGAAGCCGTCGCGGCGCATAAGGGCAGCCTCACCGCCTAG
- a CDS encoding XRE family transcriptional regulator: MDELDNVLAAVGPRLRALRISRDATLSALSTVTGISVSTLSRLESGQRRPNLELLLPLAKAHQVPLDELVGAPTTGDPRPIINKGMTIVPLTRRPGGVQAYKLVLNAGSPEEPTPQVHEGYEWIYVLNGKLRLVLGDQDIVLPTGEAAEFDTRIPHWFGRADARPVEFISLFGRQGERMHVRAKPAPAEQGRGSGFAGSCRGAGQATPR, encoded by the coding sequence ATGGATGAACTTGATAATGTCCTTGCAGCCGTCGGTCCGCGGCTCCGCGCCCTGCGGATCAGCCGCGACGCCACCCTGTCTGCGCTTTCGACGGTAACGGGTATCTCGGTCAGCACGCTCTCCCGTCTGGAATCAGGACAGCGGCGGCCCAATCTGGAACTGCTCTTGCCCCTGGCCAAAGCGCACCAGGTTCCGCTGGACGAACTGGTGGGTGCGCCCACAACCGGGGATCCGCGGCCCATCATCAATAAGGGGATGACCATTGTGCCGCTGACCCGTCGGCCCGGTGGTGTGCAGGCCTACAAGCTCGTCCTAAACGCAGGTAGTCCAGAGGAGCCGACACCTCAGGTCCACGAGGGCTACGAATGGATTTACGTGCTCAACGGCAAGCTGCGGCTGGTGCTCGGGGACCAGGACATCGTGCTGCCTACCGGCGAAGCGGCGGAGTTCGACACGCGGATCCCGCATTGGTTCGGCCGGGCGGATGCCCGGCCGGTGGAGTTCATCAGCCTCTTTGGGCGCCAGGGCGAGAGAATGCACGTCCGCGCGAAGCCGGCCCCGGCTGAGCAGGGCCGAGGGAGCGGCTTCGCCGGTAGCTGTCGGGGAGCGGGGCAGGCTACGCCGCGCTGA
- a CDS encoding DUF1761 domain-containing protein, whose protein sequence is MIPEINFWGVLVATLSSMVVGSVWYTPKVFGTYWMRVAKVTPSGEAKDAVKPILITLGVSFVSAWVLAGSAAISQHFYGGNFLPNTLITATILWAGFTAARFITHDAFEGRPARLTLLNCAHELATFEVMALIIGLFGISAA, encoded by the coding sequence ATGATTCCGGAGATCAACTTCTGGGGCGTGCTGGTGGCCACCTTGTCCAGCATGGTGGTCGGGTCCGTCTGGTACACGCCAAAGGTGTTCGGCACCTACTGGATGCGCGTCGCCAAGGTCACGCCCAGCGGGGAAGCCAAGGATGCCGTCAAACCCATCCTGATCACGCTGGGGGTCAGCTTCGTCAGTGCCTGGGTCCTTGCCGGTTCCGCCGCCATCTCCCAGCACTTCTACGGCGGAAATTTCCTTCCCAACACCCTGATCACGGCCACCATTCTCTGGGCCGGGTTCACGGCGGCCCGCTTCATCACCCACGATGCCTTCGAGGGCCGCCCCGCCCGCCTGACGCTCCTGAACTGCGCCCACGAACTGGCCACCTTTGAAGTCATGGCCCTCATCATCGGCCTGTTCGGGATCAGCGCGGCGTAG
- a CDS encoding amino acid ABC transporter permease, with product MNAVPVRHPGRWAAGAIILLFAAIMAQSVFTNANFRWETVGKYLLDVLVVQGIGWTLLLTVLSMIIAIVLAVLLAFMRQSDNPLFRGVSWAWVWFFRGTPVYTQLVFWGLISVLYPKIAVGVPFGPELFSFSTQDVVTAFVAAVLGLGLNESAYLAEIFRAGLKSVDPGQMEAAEALGMRKSKIMWRIILPQAMRVIVPPTGNETIGMLKTTSLVLAVPFTLDLTFATNGIANRSYLPIPLLIVAALWYLVITSVLMVGQFYIERHFGKGVDNLAPAPVQPLQAPASALAAPAAHAPHAARKEDEVL from the coding sequence ATCAACGCCGTTCCGGTCCGGCACCCCGGCCGGTGGGCCGCGGGCGCTATCATCCTGCTCTTCGCCGCCATCATGGCCCAGAGCGTGTTCACCAACGCCAACTTCCGCTGGGAGACTGTGGGGAAGTACCTCCTGGACGTTCTGGTGGTCCAAGGCATCGGCTGGACGCTGCTCCTCACGGTGCTCTCGATGATAATCGCCATTGTGCTGGCCGTGCTGCTCGCCTTCATGCGCCAGTCCGACAACCCGCTGTTCCGGGGCGTGAGCTGGGCCTGGGTCTGGTTCTTCCGCGGAACGCCGGTCTACACCCAGCTCGTCTTCTGGGGCCTCATTTCGGTGCTCTATCCCAAGATCGCCGTGGGCGTTCCGTTCGGGCCCGAGCTGTTCAGCTTCAGCACACAGGATGTGGTCACCGCCTTTGTGGCGGCGGTCCTGGGCCTGGGGTTGAACGAGTCCGCGTACCTTGCCGAGATCTTCAGGGCGGGCCTGAAATCGGTCGACCCGGGCCAGATGGAAGCCGCCGAGGCTTTGGGCATGCGCAAGTCCAAGATCATGTGGCGCATTATCCTGCCCCAGGCCATGCGCGTGATCGTTCCCCCGACCGGCAATGAAACCATCGGAATGCTTAAGACCACCTCGCTGGTCCTGGCAGTGCCTTTCACCCTGGATCTCACGTTCGCCACCAACGGAATCGCCAACAGGAGCTACCTGCCCATTCCCCTGCTGATCGTCGCCGCGCTCTGGTACCTCGTTATCACCAGCGTTCTCATGGTGGGTCAGTTCTACATCGAACGCCACTTCGGCAAGGGTGTGGACAACCTCGCTCCCGCGCCAGTCCAACCCTTACAAGCCCCCGCCAGCGCCCTCGCCGCCCCGGCAGCCCACGCACCCCACGCAGCCCGGAAAGAGGATGAGGTTCTGTGA
- a CDS encoding ABC transporter substrate-binding protein, with amino-acid sequence MPSSFMPSLRLAAVVAAAALALTGCTNASQTAAGSLSEPAGFDPSAIEKDEALAELVSPELKAKGALTVGSDTSYAPAEFLGADGQVPQGYDVDIAKAIGATLGLSTKVETAEFTGILPALGPKYDLGISSFTINPERAQTVNFVSYFDAGVLWAVAKDNPKNFAVEDICGKKVGVQTGTVEEDPDVSGRSRKCVAEGKPAIDIVTLKNQTDVTTRLVNGSIDAMAADSPVIGYALSQTGDKLQTLGEVYDAAPQGIAIAKSDTALSELIGKVMNKLISDGTYGKILDKWNNSKGAVSKSEVNPVVGS; translated from the coding sequence ATGCCGTCTTCCTTCATGCCGTCGCTGAGGCTCGCTGCCGTTGTCGCAGCCGCCGCGCTGGCCCTCACCGGTTGCACCAACGCCTCGCAGACCGCCGCAGGCTCCTTGTCGGAGCCTGCGGGCTTCGACCCCTCGGCAATCGAGAAGGACGAAGCGCTGGCCGAGTTGGTTTCCCCCGAGCTGAAGGCAAAAGGCGCCCTGACCGTCGGCTCCGACACGTCCTACGCCCCCGCCGAATTCCTGGGTGCCGATGGACAGGTGCCGCAGGGCTACGACGTCGACATCGCCAAAGCGATCGGTGCGACCCTCGGCCTGAGCACCAAGGTTGAGACGGCGGAGTTCACCGGCATCCTGCCGGCACTGGGCCCCAAGTACGATCTCGGGATCTCCTCGTTCACCATCAACCCCGAGCGCGCCCAGACCGTGAATTTTGTCAGCTATTTCGATGCAGGCGTGCTGTGGGCCGTAGCCAAGGACAACCCGAAGAACTTCGCGGTGGAGGATATCTGCGGCAAGAAGGTGGGAGTCCAGACCGGCACCGTAGAGGAGGATCCTGATGTGTCCGGCCGCTCCCGCAAGTGCGTCGCCGAGGGCAAACCCGCCATCGACATTGTCACGCTGAAGAACCAGACAGACGTCACCACGCGCCTGGTCAACGGCAGCATCGACGCCATGGCCGCAGACTCGCCGGTCATCGGTTACGCCCTGTCCCAGACCGGGGACAAACTCCAGACACTGGGCGAAGTCTACGACGCCGCACCGCAGGGAATTGCCATTGCGAAGTCGGACACTGCGTTGTCCGAACTCATCGGCAAGGTTATGAACAAGCTCATCAGCGATGGCACCTACGGGAAAATCCTGGACAAATGGAACAACTCCAAGGGCGCCGTGTCGAAGTCTGAAGTGAACCCGGTGGTGGGCAGTTGA
- a CDS encoding Lrp/AsnC family transcriptional regulator, translating to MTPLTDLDRRLLSALREDGRASVASLARRLDVARATINSRLGRLVASGTIVGFTVRVRDELDPLAIHAIALIAVEGRTTDRVIRQLRGFPEITALHTTNGGWDLVAELRTESLIGFDQVLGRIRGVDGIVNSETSLLLSSVLR from the coding sequence ATGACCCCCCTCACTGACCTTGATCGCAGGCTCCTCTCCGCCCTCCGTGAGGACGGCAGGGCCTCGGTGGCCAGCCTGGCCCGCAGACTCGATGTCGCCCGGGCCACGATCAACAGCCGGCTGGGGCGGCTGGTCGCGTCGGGGACCATCGTCGGCTTCACGGTCCGGGTGCGCGACGAGCTCGATCCTCTGGCGATCCACGCCATTGCCCTGATCGCCGTGGAGGGCAGGACTACGGACAGGGTCATCCGCCAGCTCAGGGGCTTTCCGGAAATCACGGCGCTGCACACCACCAACGGAGGCTGGGACCTGGTTGCAGAGCTCCGGACCGAGAGCCTCATCGGCTTCGACCAGGTCCTGGGGCGGATCCGGGGGGTCGACGGCATTGTGAACAGCGAGACGAGCCTCCTGCTCAGCTCGGTGCTGCGCTAG
- a CDS encoding ornithine cyclodeaminase — protein MTRFVDVHNMVRWAAGRGPEHIISGMIQYLEDDFRRWESFDKTPRVASHTPFGVIELMPTSDHETYGFKYVNGHPSNPARGFQTVTAFGVLADVHNGYPTFLTEMTVLTALRTAATSGMVAKKLARADSRVMAMIGSGSQSEFQALAFRSALGISTLRVWDTDPTALEKFVANMAPLGFDITIATSAADAVRGADVITTCTADKANATVLTADLIEPGVHINAIGGDCPGKTELEPAILGLGDVFVEYAPQTRIEGEIQHMPAGFGVTEFWQVLTDRVPGRTAAAQITIFDSVGFAIEDFSALRFVRDAVDGTDFFVEIDLVASPEDPKNLFGLVGALSPVGS, from the coding sequence ATGACGCGCTTTGTCGATGTTCACAACATGGTGCGCTGGGCTGCAGGACGCGGTCCGGAGCACATCATTTCCGGAATGATCCAGTACCTTGAGGATGATTTCCGGCGCTGGGAATCGTTCGATAAGACGCCCCGGGTCGCCAGCCACACGCCGTTCGGCGTCATCGAGCTCATGCCCACGAGCGACCACGAGACCTATGGTTTCAAGTACGTCAACGGGCACCCGTCCAACCCCGCGCGTGGGTTCCAGACCGTGACGGCGTTTGGCGTCCTGGCCGACGTCCACAACGGCTACCCCACGTTCCTTACCGAGATGACGGTGCTGACGGCGCTGCGCACCGCGGCGACGTCCGGCATGGTGGCGAAAAAGCTGGCCCGTGCCGACTCGCGCGTCATGGCGATGATCGGCAGCGGAAGCCAGTCCGAGTTCCAGGCCCTCGCGTTCCGCAGCGCCCTGGGTATTTCCACGCTCCGGGTATGGGACACCGACCCCACCGCACTGGAGAAGTTCGTGGCCAACATGGCACCCCTGGGTTTCGACATTACGATCGCCACGTCCGCAGCGGACGCGGTGCGCGGGGCCGATGTCATCACCACGTGCACCGCGGACAAGGCGAACGCCACCGTCCTCACGGCGGACCTGATTGAACCGGGCGTCCACATCAACGCCATCGGCGGGGACTGCCCGGGGAAGACCGAGCTTGAACCGGCGATCCTCGGACTCGGCGACGTGTTCGTGGAGTACGCCCCCCAGACCCGCATCGAAGGGGAGATCCAGCACATGCCGGCCGGCTTTGGCGTGACGGAGTTCTGGCAGGTCCTGACGGACAGGGTGCCCGGGCGCACGGCGGCTGCGCAGATCACCATCTTCGACTCAGTCGGCTTTGCCATTGAGGATTTCTCGGCCCTGCGGTTCGTGCGCGACGCCGTCGACGGCACCGACTTCTTCGTCGAGATCGACCTCGTGGCAAGCCCGGAGGACCCGAAGAACCTGTTCGGCCTCGTGGGTGCCCTCTCTCCGGTTGGCTCCTGA
- a CDS encoding arginine deiminase-related protein, with protein sequence MSVQAPSAVVLVRPHTFMPNPATVVDNAFQMSAHSVDRQTLAAAARNEVTGLAEALETAGVTVHVFEDYDETRPDSVFPNNWLSTHAGGHIGIFPMYAPNRRHERRSDILDFLKTHYRVQDVIDYSGLEMDRVFLEGTGAMVLDHGGRVAYAARSRRADPVALERFCTNFGYEPMLFDAADADGTAVYHTNVMMSVATDFAMVGLGLIPSAERRREVVERLSGGGRMVIELSHDQILNFAGNAIELQGGEGRVLALSGRALGSLTAEQKAIIESSCTLLPVDVPTIELAGGSVRCMIAGIHLDRRPVLAGIGD encoded by the coding sequence ATGTCAGTTCAAGCCCCGTCCGCCGTCGTCCTCGTACGGCCGCACACCTTCATGCCCAACCCGGCGACGGTAGTGGACAATGCCTTCCAGATGTCGGCTCATTCCGTGGACCGGCAAACGCTTGCCGCGGCAGCCCGCAATGAGGTGACCGGGCTGGCCGAGGCGCTGGAAACAGCCGGCGTCACGGTGCACGTGTTCGAGGACTATGACGAAACCCGCCCGGACAGCGTGTTTCCCAACAACTGGCTCTCCACGCATGCGGGCGGCCACATTGGGATATTCCCGATGTACGCCCCCAACCGCCGCCACGAACGCCGCAGCGACATTCTTGACTTCCTCAAGACCCACTACCGTGTGCAGGACGTTATCGACTACTCCGGGCTGGAAATGGACCGCGTGTTCCTGGAGGGAACGGGAGCAATGGTCCTGGACCACGGCGGCCGTGTGGCATACGCCGCACGCTCCCGCCGGGCCGATCCCGTCGCGCTGGAGCGGTTCTGCACGAACTTCGGCTATGAGCCCATGCTGTTCGACGCGGCCGATGCGGATGGCACCGCCGTCTACCACACGAATGTGATGATGTCCGTGGCGACGGACTTCGCGATGGTCGGGCTGGGCCTGATCCCGTCGGCGGAGCGCCGGCGCGAGGTGGTGGAACGGCTTTCCGGCGGGGGACGGATGGTGATCGAGCTGAGCCACGACCAGATCCTCAATTTCGCAGGCAACGCGATCGAGCTCCAGGGCGGGGAGGGCCGCGTGCTGGCGCTGTCCGGGCGGGCCCTGGGGAGCCTGACGGCGGAACAGAAGGCCATCATAGAAAGCAGCTGTACCCTGCTGCCTGTCGATGTTCCCACCATCGAACTGGCCGGAGGCTCCGTGCGGTGCATGATCGCCGGAATCCACCTCGACCGCAGGCCCGTCCTCGCCGGCATCGGAGACTGA
- a CDS encoding MarR family transcriptional regulator: MAAPLPRDPIADAQRNWEEHGWADVAAPMAAITAIMRTQQILLARIEGVLKPFGLTFARYELLALLSFARSGALPMNKASALLQVHPTSVTNAVDRLEGSGLVARLPHPTDGRTTLIELTAEGRIVAKRATAVLNTEVFGQSGFDAADVDQLIRILGTFRRNAGDFTG, translated from the coding sequence ATGGCCGCGCCACTGCCCCGGGACCCCATCGCCGACGCCCAACGGAACTGGGAGGAGCACGGCTGGGCCGACGTCGCCGCTCCCATGGCCGCGATCACCGCCATAATGCGTACCCAGCAGATCCTGCTGGCACGGATCGAAGGCGTCCTGAAACCGTTCGGACTGACTTTCGCCCGCTACGAACTGCTCGCGCTCCTCAGCTTCGCCCGCAGCGGCGCGCTGCCCATGAACAAGGCGAGCGCCCTCCTCCAGGTCCATCCCACCTCGGTGACCAACGCCGTCGACCGTTTGGAAGGCTCGGGACTGGTGGCTCGTTTGCCGCATCCTACGGACGGCCGCACCACCCTGATCGAGCTCACCGCGGAAGGGCGGATCGTTGCCAAACGGGCGACGGCGGTGCTCAACACCGAGGTGTTCGGCCAGTCAGGGTTCGACGCGGCCGACGTGGACCAGCTGATCCGCATCCTGGGCACCTTCCGCCGGAATGCCGGGGACTTCACCGGCTGA
- a CDS encoding acyl-CoA dehydrogenase family protein gives MYIVDLLPAAERARYLDLRAFLQSTVRQASIDYWNREEFPFGLMAEMGKRGFGALQTDGTSKLFKGLMYVEVARADVSLSALVGIHNELIVGMIDALGSEEQKQRWLPGLKTFTQLGAFALTEPGHGSDIAGGLETSARLEDGEWVINGAKRWIGSGTIADFALVWARDEADGQIKGFIVETGRAGYRATKIANKIGLRIMQNADIVLDNVRIPASNMLPGATDFSKANDLLRDSRAWVGWQGAGIQLAAFDVARSYSLERRQFGKELACFQLVQQQLAEILGNASASLALMAQLARIQTDGKLEMAQAAMAKSTCTRLARASVAMGRSLLGGNGISSDYEMGKLFGDAEILYTYEGSYEINSLIVGRAVTGKSAFV, from the coding sequence ATGTACATCGTGGACCTCCTCCCCGCGGCGGAGCGAGCGCGGTATCTGGATCTCCGGGCGTTCCTGCAGTCCACGGTGCGGCAGGCATCCATTGACTACTGGAACCGCGAGGAGTTCCCGTTCGGGTTGATGGCGGAGATGGGCAAGCGAGGGTTCGGCGCGCTGCAGACGGACGGCACCTCGAAACTCTTCAAGGGCCTGATGTACGTCGAAGTGGCCAGGGCGGATGTTTCGCTGTCGGCTCTGGTAGGGATCCACAACGAACTGATCGTGGGGATGATCGACGCCCTCGGTTCCGAGGAACAGAAGCAGCGGTGGCTGCCTGGCCTGAAAACTTTTACCCAGCTGGGCGCCTTCGCCCTGACCGAACCCGGGCACGGCTCGGACATTGCCGGCGGGCTGGAAACATCCGCGCGGCTGGAGGACGGCGAGTGGGTGATCAACGGCGCCAAACGCTGGATCGGCTCCGGGACTATCGCGGACTTTGCCCTGGTGTGGGCGCGTGACGAAGCTGACGGGCAGATCAAAGGCTTCATTGTGGAGACCGGCCGCGCGGGCTACCGGGCAACCAAGATTGCCAACAAGATCGGCCTGCGGATCATGCAGAACGCGGACATCGTGCTGGACAACGTCAGGATTCCGGCGTCCAACATGCTGCCGGGCGCCACGGACTTCTCCAAGGCCAACGACCTCCTGCGGGATTCGCGCGCCTGGGTTGGCTGGCAAGGTGCCGGGATCCAACTGGCCGCGTTCGACGTCGCCCGTTCCTACTCGCTGGAACGCAGGCAATTCGGAAAGGAACTGGCATGCTTCCAGCTGGTCCAGCAGCAACTGGCGGAGATACTGGGCAACGCCTCGGCGTCACTGGCGCTCATGGCCCAGCTCGCCCGGATCCAGACGGACGGCAAGCTGGAGATGGCCCAGGCGGCCATGGCAAAGTCCACGTGCACCCGGCTGGCCCGTGCTTCGGTGGCGATGGGACGCTCGCTGCTGGGCGGCAACGGGATCAGCTCGGACTATGAAATGGGCAAGCTGTTTGGTGATGCCGAAATCCTCTATACCTATGAGGGCAGCTACGAAATCAATTCGCTGATTGTGGGCCGGGCCGTCACCGGAAAATCGGCCTTCGTCTAG
- a CDS encoding cold-shock protein produces MATGTVKWFNAEKGFGFIAPDDGSADVFAHYSAIASSGYRSLDENQKVEFDVTQGPKGPQAENIRPL; encoded by the coding sequence ATGGCAACAGGCACAGTTAAATGGTTCAACGCTGAAAAGGGCTTTGGCTTCATCGCTCCGGACGACGGATCCGCCGATGTTTTCGCGCACTACTCGGCAATCGCCAGCAGCGGCTACCGCTCGCTGGATGAGAACCAGAAAGTCGAATTCGATGTGACCCAAGGTCCCAAGGGCCCGCAGGCAGAGAACATTCGCCCGCTCTAA
- a CDS encoding response regulator transcription factor, which produces MTGITVLLVDDHLVVRSGLKALLGTQPDLDVVAEAASGEEALDLVEQLSPAVVVMDLAMGAGMDGIEAIRQLRQRNNRQAILVFTTYDSDADIVRAVDAGAMGYLLKDAVPDEIFAAIRGAVQGKSVMSAPVASRLFQQLRNPDEVLTPREAELLSLLTEGLSNRQLGQRLFISEATVKTHLAHIYAKLGVETRAAAIATAIRREGMR; this is translated from the coding sequence ATGACAGGCATCACCGTCCTCCTGGTGGACGACCACCTGGTGGTCCGGAGCGGACTCAAGGCACTGCTGGGCACGCAGCCTGACCTTGACGTGGTGGCCGAGGCCGCCTCCGGCGAGGAAGCCCTGGACCTTGTGGAACAACTTTCCCCTGCGGTAGTGGTGATGGATCTGGCCATGGGCGCCGGAATGGACGGAATCGAGGCCATCAGGCAGCTGAGGCAGCGCAACAACCGGCAGGCCATCCTGGTGTTCACCACGTACGATTCGGACGCAGACATTGTCCGGGCCGTGGACGCCGGCGCCATGGGCTACCTCCTCAAGGACGCCGTCCCGGATGAAATCTTTGCCGCAATCCGCGGAGCAGTTCAAGGGAAGAGCGTGATGAGTGCCCCCGTGGCCTCCCGGCTTTTCCAGCAGCTGCGCAATCCCGACGAGGTCCTGACGCCCCGGGAGGCGGAGCTGCTGAGCCTCCTGACCGAGGGGCTCAGCAACCGGCAGTTGGGTCAGCGGCTCTTCATCTCCGAGGCCACGGTCAAGACCCATCTGGCGCATATCTACGCCAAGCTCGGGGTGGAGACCCGGGCCGCGGCCATCGCCACGGCCATCCGCCGGGAGGGTATGCGCTAG